In one Mus caroli chromosome 14, CAROLI_EIJ_v1.1, whole genome shotgun sequence genomic region, the following are encoded:
- the Ngdn gene encoding neuroguidin, whose product MAAPEVLESDVSSSITLLKNLQEQVMAVTAQIQALTTKVRAGTYSTEKGLSFLEVKDQLLLMYLMDLSHLILDKASGASLQGHPAVLRLVEIRTVLEKLRPLDQKLKYQIDKLVKTAVTGSLSENDPLRFKPHPSNMVSKLSSEDEEESEAGEDQSEASGKKSAKGSAKKYVPPRLVPVHYDETEAEREQKRLEKAKRRALSSSVIRELKEQYSDAPEEIRDARHPHVTRQSQEDQHRVNYEESMMVRLSVSKREKGLRRRASAMSSQLHSLTHFSDISALTGGTAHLDEDQHPVKKRKKLPKKGRKKKGFRRRW is encoded by the exons ATGGCGGCTCCG GAGGTGCTGGAGTCAGACGTGTCAAGTTCGATAACACTTTTGAAAAACCTCCAGGAGCAG GTGATGGCTGTCACTGCACAAATCCAAGCACTGACGACAAAAGTTCGAGCTGGAACGTATTCTACAGAGAAG GGTCTGAGCTTCCTGGAAGTGAAAGACCAGCTCTTGCTCATGTACCTTATGGATCTGAGCCACCTCATCCTGGACAAGGCCTCTGGAGCATCTCTGCAGGGACACCCCGCAGTTTTGAGACTGGTGGAGATTCGCACA GTTTTAGAAAAACTTCGTCCATTGGACCAAAAACTGAAGTATCAAATTGACAAGCTGGTCAAGACGGCAGTGACGGGCAGCCTCA GTGAGAATGACCCGCTCCGTTTTAAGCCTCATCCCAGCAACATGGTGAGCAAG TTGAGCtctgaggatgaggaggaaagtGAAGCAGGAGAGGACCAGTCTGAGGCCTCGGGGAAGAAATCGGCAAAAGGCTCAGCTAAGAAATACGTCCCGCCACGCTTGGTTCCAGTACATTACG ATGAGACCGAAGCTGAGCGGGAGCAGAAGCGCCTGGAGAAAGCCAAGAGGCGGGCGCTGAGCAGCTCTGTCATCCGGGAGCTGAAGGAGCAGTACTCAGACGCCCCAGAGGAAATCCGGGATGCTCGACACCCTCACGTCACTCgccagagtcaggaggatcagcaCAG GGTCAACTATGAAGAGAGCATGATGGTGCGCTTAAGTGTTAGCAAGCGAGAGAAAGGACTGCGAAGGCGAGCGAGCGCCATGAGCTCCCAGCTTCATTCCCTCACACACTTCAGTGACATCAGTGCTCTGACAGGGGGCACTGCTCATCTCGATGAG GACCAGCATCCtgttaaaaagaggaagaagctaCCTAAAAAAGGCCGGAAGAAGAAAG GTTTTCGGAGGCGCTGGTGA